One window of Mesorhizobium loti R88b genomic DNA carries:
- a CDS encoding GNAT family N-acetyltransferase, translated as MKHVLDRPVWSALQTRHQAFAQGGKLARRYSPSIALFAATATDDAASLQALSDLVGPGESVIMAQSDTIALPPDLAATSTANAVQMVAQAPSQAVSDERVQLLTQDDAAEMLALASLTKPGPFTSGALNLGAFWGVKVEGRLVAMAGERMKQPGYSELSGVCAHPEFRGAGLGRLLSVFVTNQIFARGEIPYLHAYASNAGAIKLYESIGFSLRTPINVAVVQRAA; from the coding sequence ATGAAACATGTTCTCGACCGACCCGTCTGGAGCGCGCTTCAGACGCGGCATCAGGCCTTCGCGCAAGGCGGCAAGCTCGCCAGGCGCTATTCACCGTCCATCGCCCTCTTTGCCGCCACCGCTACCGACGATGCCGCAAGCCTGCAGGCGCTCAGCGACCTTGTTGGTCCTGGTGAAAGCGTGATCATGGCGCAATCCGACACCATTGCTCTTCCGCCTGACCTCGCGGCCACCTCGACCGCAAACGCCGTCCAGATGGTCGCGCAGGCGCCGTCACAGGCCGTGTCGGACGAACGCGTGCAGCTCCTGACACAGGACGACGCCGCCGAAATGCTGGCGCTGGCGTCGCTTACCAAGCCTGGCCCGTTCACGTCAGGGGCCTTGAACCTCGGCGCCTTCTGGGGCGTGAAGGTCGAGGGCAGGCTGGTGGCGATGGCCGGCGAGCGCATGAAGCAGCCTGGCTATAGCGAACTCAGCGGCGTGTGCGCGCACCCCGAGTTTCGCGGCGCCGGCCTTGGCCGGTTGCTGTCGGTGTTCGTGACCAACCAGATTTTCGCACGCGGCGAAATCCCCTACCTGCACGCCTATGCCAGCAACGCCGGCGCGATAAAGCTGTATGAGTCCATCGGCTTCAGCTTGCGGACCCCGATCAATGTCGCCGTCGTCCAGCGCGCTGCATAA
- a CDS encoding PhoX family protein produces MTDHRSPDSRFRTSQLEENDGPAVNPTDNRTMGEIIAARFSRRDFLRGSLAVSAIAATVSPLALVAADDARAAEGSAFKFDELQAGIDDKHHVAPGYDADVLLRWGDPLFADSPEFDPTKQSAQAQARQFGYNNDYVGYIAIDGSAEHGLLVVNHEYTNPHLMFPGIVTIVEKDGKKKPELALLSKEQVDVEMAAHGGTIVEIRKVSGKWQVVRDGKLNRRITSTTEMAMSGPVAGHDRVKTNADPSGTKVFGTMNNCAGGVTPWGTYVMAEENIHGYFAGELPEGHKEAANYKRLGIPEGAYEWGAHHDRFNLAREPNEPNRFGWIVEVDVNDPTSTPRKRTAMGRFKHEGAESIVARDGRVVFYLGDDERFDYVYKFVTTGRFNANDHAANKDLLDDGTLHVAKFAEDGTVDWLPIVFGQGPLTAENGFGSQADVLIETRRAADLLGATKMDRPEDIQPNGVNGKVYVMLTNNSKRKADQVDAANPRAENAFGHIIEVAEADGNFTATKGKWEVLLKCGDPSVAEVGATFSTATTANGWFGMPDNCAVDSAGRLWVATDGQGPKATGRTDGLWAVDTEGAARATSKLFFRVPIGAEMCGPLFAPDDQTAFVAVQHPGDGGEDWEGFGRPSYYEDLSTRWPDFKPDMPVRPSVVAITRQGGGKIAV; encoded by the coding sequence ATGACCGACCACCGCTCCCCTGACAGCCGATTCCGCACCAGCCAGCTCGAGGAGAATGACGGCCCGGCCGTCAACCCAACGGACAACCGCACCATGGGCGAGATCATAGCCGCCAGGTTCTCGCGCCGGGACTTCCTCAGGGGGTCGCTGGCCGTCTCGGCCATTGCGGCCACGGTCAGCCCGCTCGCGCTTGTCGCCGCCGACGATGCCCGCGCCGCGGAAGGCTCGGCCTTCAAATTCGACGAGCTCCAGGCCGGCATCGACGACAAGCACCATGTCGCGCCGGGTTATGATGCCGACGTGCTGTTGCGCTGGGGCGATCCGCTGTTTGCCGATTCGCCGGAGTTCGATCCGACCAAGCAGTCGGCGCAGGCACAGGCCAGGCAGTTCGGCTACAACAACGACTATGTCGGCTACATCGCGATCGACGGCTCGGCCGAGCACGGCCTGCTGGTGGTTAACCACGAATACACCAACCCGCATTTGATGTTCCCGGGCATCGTCACGATCGTCGAGAAGGACGGCAAGAAGAAGCCCGAACTCGCGCTGCTGTCGAAGGAGCAGGTCGACGTCGAAATGGCGGCCCATGGCGGCACCATCGTCGAGATCCGCAAAGTGTCCGGCAAATGGCAAGTGGTGCGCGACGGCAAGCTCAACCGCCGCATCACCTCGACCACCGAAATGGCGATGTCGGGCCCGGTCGCCGGCCACGACCGCGTCAAGACCAATGCCGACCCATCCGGTACCAAGGTGTTCGGCACCATGAACAACTGCGCCGGCGGCGTCACGCCGTGGGGCACCTATGTCATGGCCGAGGAGAACATCCACGGCTACTTCGCCGGCGAACTGCCGGAAGGCCACAAGGAAGCCGCCAACTACAAGCGTCTCGGCATTCCGGAAGGCGCCTATGAATGGGGTGCGCATCACGACCGCTTCAACCTGGCCAGGGAGCCGAACGAACCCAACCGGTTCGGCTGGATCGTCGAAGTCGACGTCAACGATCCGACCTCGACCCCTCGCAAGCGCACCGCCATGGGCCGCTTCAAGCATGAGGGCGCCGAATCGATCGTCGCCAGGGATGGCCGCGTCGTCTTCTATCTCGGCGACGACGAGCGCTTCGACTATGTCTACAAATTCGTCACCACAGGCCGCTTCAACGCCAACGACCATGCCGCCAACAAGGACCTGCTCGACGACGGCACGCTGCATGTCGCCAAATTCGCCGAGGACGGCACGGTGGACTGGCTGCCGATCGTCTTTGGTCAAGGCCCGCTGACGGCGGAAAACGGCTTTGGCAGCCAGGCCGATGTGCTGATCGAAACGCGGCGTGCCGCCGATCTGCTCGGCGCCACCAAGATGGACCGGCCCGAAGACATCCAGCCCAATGGTGTCAACGGCAAGGTCTATGTCATGCTGACCAACAATTCCAAGCGCAAGGCCGACCAAGTCGACGCCGCCAACCCACGCGCTGAAAATGCCTTTGGCCATATCATCGAGGTCGCCGAGGCCGATGGCAATTTCACCGCCACCAAGGGCAAATGGGAAGTGCTGCTGAAATGCGGCGATCCCTCGGTGGCGGAAGTCGGCGCCACCTTCTCGACAGCGACGACGGCCAATGGCTGGTTCGGCATGCCCGACAATTGCGCGGTCGATTCGGCCGGTCGCCTCTGGGTCGCTACCGACGGCCAGGGTCCGAAGGCCACCGGCCGCACCGACGGCCTGTGGGCGGTGGATACGGAAGGTGCCGCGCGGGCAACGTCAAAGCTGTTCTTCCGGGTGCCGATCGGCGCCGAAATGTGCGGCCCGCTGTTTGCACCGGACGATCAGACCGCCTTCGTCGCCGTCCAGCATCCGGGCGACGGCGGCGAGGACTGGGAAGGCTTTGGCCGCCCGTCCTATTATGAAGATCTGTCGACCCGCTGGCCCGACTTCAAGCCCGACATGCCGGTGCGGCCGTCGGTCGTCGCCATCACCAGGCAGGGCGGCGGCAAGATCGCGGTCTGA
- a CDS encoding phosphatase PAP2 family protein, translating into MKNDPNSLFNRIEFPVLLAGLIIAGCLWGFEELMEVARATTPHAFDTEILLAFRQVGQPNVPIGPLWLQSAIRDVTSLGSSAVLVLITTATVIYFLLIRRPAMALLFFVAVAGGQVLSSLLKLGIDRPRPELVSHLVDETSLSFPSGHAMLSAVTYLTLGTLAARVLHGRATKIYVLSLAVLTTVLVGVSRIYLGVHWPSDVLAGWCAGFAWAMLCWLVARLLQRRKVMSDDGA; encoded by the coding sequence ATGAAGAACGACCCCAACAGTCTGTTCAACCGCATCGAATTTCCGGTGTTGCTGGCCGGTTTGATCATCGCCGGGTGTCTATGGGGTTTCGAGGAACTGATGGAAGTGGCGCGGGCCACCACGCCGCACGCCTTCGATACCGAAATCCTGCTCGCCTTCAGACAAGTTGGCCAGCCGAACGTTCCAATCGGGCCGCTCTGGCTGCAGAGCGCCATACGCGACGTCACCAGCCTCGGCAGTTCCGCCGTTCTGGTGTTGATCACGACCGCCACGGTGATCTATTTCCTGCTGATCCGCAGACCGGCGATGGCACTGCTCTTCTTTGTCGCGGTAGCCGGCGGCCAGGTTCTGTCGAGCCTCCTGAAACTTGGTATCGACCGGCCGCGCCCCGAACTCGTCTCGCATCTGGTCGACGAGACGTCGCTGTCTTTCCCGAGCGGCCACGCCATGCTGTCGGCTGTGACGTATCTGACGCTCGGCACTTTGGCGGCGCGCGTCCTGCACGGCCGCGCGACGAAAATCTATGTCCTGTCACTCGCCGTGCTGACAACGGTGCTGGTCGGTGTCAGCCGCATCTATCTCGGCGTCCACTGGCCGTCGGATGTGCTGGCCGGCTGGTGCGCCGGCTTCGCCTGGGCGATGCTGTGCTGGCTGGTGGCGCGGCTGCTGCAGCGGCGCAAGGTGATGAGTGACGATGGCGCCTGA
- a CDS encoding MarR family winged helix-turn-helix transcriptional regulator yields MEDVIRSLGYLCLGSRLKRIGEQLQADAQQLLDSLEVPLQSSQYPLLAALDRLGPLAVGELAQSLGLTQPGVTRSVSLLAELGLVETIQSQGDQRRRMVSLTGKGQRLVDVAKRDVWPRIENAVADLCRDLSGPLLDQLAAIEEGLAAAPLDRRVKKATAQ; encoded by the coding sequence ATGGAAGACGTTATCCGATCGCTTGGCTATCTCTGCCTTGGCAGCAGGCTGAAGCGCATTGGCGAGCAATTGCAGGCCGATGCGCAACAGCTGCTCGATAGCCTGGAGGTTCCGCTTCAGTCGAGCCAGTACCCCTTGCTGGCCGCCCTCGACAGGCTGGGACCGCTGGCCGTCGGTGAGCTGGCGCAGTCGCTCGGGCTGACACAGCCGGGCGTGACAAGAAGCGTGTCGCTTCTGGCCGAGCTCGGGCTGGTCGAAACCATTCAGTCACAAGGTGACCAGCGGCGGCGGATGGTCTCGCTGACCGGCAAGGGCCAGCGCCTGGTCGACGTCGCCAAACGGGATGTCTGGCCTCGCATCGAAAACGCCGTCGCGGATCTGTGCCGCGATCTTTCAGGCCCGCTTCTCGATCAACTCGCTGCCATCGAGGAGGGGCTGGCCGCGGCTCCGCTTGATCGGCGTGTCAAAAAGGCTACCGCGCAATGA
- a CDS encoding DNA-3-methyladenine glycosylase codes for MATRHPIARSELPDDTAALASTLIGKLVVRELPEGIVSGRIVETEAYVVGDAAGHGFRGMTPRNRSLFLERGHAYVYLAYGISMMLNVSSEMEGIGTGVLIRALEPVEGIEIMRRNRGVERLRDLARGPGRLATALRIDRSLDGLDLCRKGPLWLANDGFAAAEVGQGVRIGITKDADRPLRFYVRGSPFVSGPRSLNR; via the coding sequence GTGGCCACCCGCCATCCGATCGCTCGTTCGGAGTTGCCGGACGATACGGCAGCCCTCGCCAGCACTCTGATCGGCAAGCTGGTGGTGCGCGAATTGCCTGAGGGCATTGTCAGCGGCCGCATTGTGGAGACCGAGGCCTATGTCGTCGGCGACGCCGCCGGGCATGGTTTCAGGGGGATGACGCCGCGCAACCGTTCGCTGTTCCTCGAGCGCGGCCACGCCTATGTCTATCTCGCCTATGGCATCTCGATGATGCTGAATGTCTCCAGCGAGATGGAAGGCATCGGCACCGGCGTTCTGATCCGGGCGCTCGAGCCTGTCGAGGGCATCGAGATCATGCGGCGCAATCGCGGTGTCGAGCGCTTGCGCGACCTTGCGCGCGGGCCGGGAAGGTTGGCCACCGCGTTGCGGATCGATCGTTCGCTCGACGGGCTCGACCTCTGCCGCAAAGGCCCGCTATGGCTCGCAAACGATGGCTTTGCAGCCGCCGAGGTCGGCCAAGGTGTCAGGATCGGTATTACGAAAGATGCGGACAGGCCGCTGCGCTTTTATGTCAGGGGCAGTCCGTTCGTCAGCGGTCCAAGATCGCTCAACCGATAA
- a CDS encoding caspase family protein: MRSGHALLAALASVLLLGAAPALCAELHGVALVIGESDYDSEALHDLTNPKNDARAMDDLLGNLGFDVHRALNDNRADLENDIQRFVRDAKGADVALVYYSGHGVEAGGADYLVPTDADISTPEKAGESLVPVQDLLEELAKTVPVTITLLDACRTNAFPKGTTIQLPGSAQMIDVATTGLGEMRGATPIAKPGVSKDSLGMVIGFAASPGEAALDGQAGGNSPYAAALLKHFGAGGYPFDELMTLVRQEVYLKTDGRQLPWTNSSLRRVLSFGAPAPTGDKDQEAIREGRRRLLLSIADTPADLRREVEAAAAKAAVPMDAIYGLLQALGQKVPSDPTELDQLLKAQTDTIKKAMAEHTALTSSDPEIARLSGLAQQALDEGALDLSVSFWEQAKDRYLVISKSLDAAEADLKSRRLEGGAVIAKTAQAYALTGDYPAAAENYRLAFDQVKKWDRATAATYKGGEADALETQGDQKGDNDALKQAIAAYGDALDLLPRGSDRLGWAQLQNGLGYALERLGERESSTDSLNASIKAFRAALKERTRKRVPLDWAVTQGNLGITLAMLGERDNGTDTYKAAIAAFRAALEVETRDRVPLDWATTQSNLGNVLVQLSQRETGTDSLNEAITAYRAALEVATRDRVPFQWAGTQYNLGVALKILGTSESGNDNLNAAVTAYRDALEVMTRDRLPLNWAMIENSLGNALRTLGERESGSDNLNAAITAYRAALQEWTRDRVPLDWALAQNDLGKALATLGKREKGTDSLVAAIAAFHAALEEATRDRAPYDFGILQRNLGDALATLGERQSGEPGADDWRAAIAAWQAAAEVQTREAHPGWWAYLQSAIGYQFVLLGERENDVTQFEAAIPILRSALAVEETVEPRGVPNTQDSLCHALLGLGSRTGDRDSLAEAKSLCEAAIAGNVAMGVDAGETPATLAAVNVALAKLN, from the coding sequence ATGCGATCCGGACATGCGCTTCTTGCCGCTCTTGCCTCGGTGCTGTTGCTTGGCGCGGCGCCCGCGCTTTGCGCCGAGCTGCACGGCGTGGCGCTGGTCATCGGCGAGAGCGACTATGACAGCGAGGCGCTTCACGACCTGACGAACCCCAAGAATGATGCGCGGGCGATGGACGACCTGCTGGGCAATCTCGGCTTCGATGTCCACCGCGCGCTGAACGACAACCGGGCCGACCTCGAAAACGATATCCAACGGTTCGTCCGCGACGCCAAGGGCGCCGATGTGGCTCTGGTCTACTATTCTGGCCACGGCGTCGAGGCCGGTGGCGCGGACTATCTGGTGCCGACCGATGCCGATATCTCGACACCGGAGAAGGCCGGTGAGAGCCTGGTGCCGGTGCAAGACCTGCTCGAAGAACTGGCCAAAACCGTGCCGGTGACGATCACGCTGCTCGATGCCTGCCGCACCAATGCTTTCCCGAAAGGCACGACGATCCAGCTGCCCGGCAGCGCACAGATGATCGATGTCGCGACCACCGGGCTCGGCGAGATGCGTGGCGCGACGCCGATCGCAAAGCCCGGCGTGTCCAAGGACAGCCTCGGCATGGTGATCGGCTTCGCCGCATCGCCCGGAGAGGCGGCGCTCGACGGGCAAGCGGGCGGCAACTCGCCCTACGCGGCGGCGTTGCTCAAGCATTTTGGCGCCGGCGGCTATCCGTTCGACGAACTGATGACGCTGGTGCGGCAGGAGGTCTACCTCAAGACCGATGGCCGGCAACTGCCATGGACGAATTCGTCACTGCGGCGGGTGCTGAGCTTTGGTGCTCCGGCGCCCACGGGTGACAAGGACCAGGAGGCCATTCGCGAAGGCAGGCGGCGCTTGCTGCTCAGCATCGCCGACACGCCGGCCGATCTGCGCCGCGAAGTGGAAGCGGCCGCCGCCAAAGCGGCCGTGCCGATGGACGCCATTTACGGCCTGCTGCAGGCGCTGGGGCAGAAAGTGCCGAGCGATCCGACCGAGCTCGATCAGTTGCTGAAGGCGCAGACCGACACCATCAAGAAGGCGATGGCCGAACACACGGCGCTGACCAGCAGCGATCCGGAAATCGCCCGGCTCTCCGGCCTGGCGCAACAGGCGCTCGACGAGGGCGCGCTCGATCTCAGCGTCAGCTTCTGGGAACAGGCCAAGGACCGATACCTCGTCATCAGCAAAAGCCTCGATGCAGCGGAGGCCGATCTGAAGTCGAGGCGGCTCGAAGGCGGCGCGGTTATCGCCAAGACGGCGCAGGCCTACGCGCTTACGGGCGATTATCCGGCGGCGGCGGAGAACTATCGGCTGGCCTTCGACCAGGTCAAGAAATGGGACAGGGCGACGGCGGCGACCTACAAGGGCGGCGAGGCCGATGCGCTCGAGACGCAGGGCGACCAGAAGGGCGACAATGACGCCCTGAAACAGGCGATCGCGGCCTATGGCGATGCGCTGGACCTGTTGCCGCGCGGCAGCGACCGCCTGGGCTGGGCGCAGCTGCAGAACGGCCTTGGCTATGCGCTTGAAAGGCTCGGCGAACGCGAGAGCAGCACCGACAGCCTGAACGCGTCCATCAAGGCATTCCGCGCCGCCCTGAAGGAGCGCACCCGCAAGCGCGTGCCGCTCGACTGGGCGGTGACGCAGGGCAATCTGGGCATCACGCTCGCAATGCTCGGCGAACGCGATAACGGCACAGACACTTACAAGGCCGCCATTGCGGCCTTTCGCGCAGCACTGGAAGTCGAGACACGCGACCGCGTACCGCTCGACTGGGCCACGACGCAAAGCAATCTCGGCAATGTCCTCGTCCAGCTTAGCCAGCGCGAAACCGGTACCGACAGCCTGAACGAAGCCATCACGGCGTACCGCGCCGCACTGGAGGTGGCGACCCGCGATCGGGTGCCGTTCCAGTGGGCCGGGACGCAGTACAATCTTGGCGTTGCCCTCAAAATTCTCGGCACGAGTGAGAGTGGCAACGACAATCTGAACGCCGCCGTCACGGCGTACCGTGACGCGCTGGAAGTGATGACCCGCGACCGCCTGCCGCTCAACTGGGCGATGATCGAGAACAGTCTGGGCAATGCGCTTCGAACGCTGGGCGAGCGCGAGAGCGGGAGCGATAATCTGAACGCCGCCATCACCGCCTACCGGGCCGCGCTGCAGGAATGGACGCGCGATCGGGTGCCGCTCGACTGGGCGCTGGCACAGAACGATCTCGGCAAGGCGCTCGCGACGCTGGGCAAGCGCGAGAAAGGCACCGACAGCCTGGTTGCGGCGATAGCCGCCTTCCACGCCGCGTTGGAAGAAGCGACCCGCGACCGGGCGCCATACGACTTCGGCATTTTGCAGCGCAATCTGGGCGATGCGCTTGCAACGCTTGGCGAGCGCCAGAGCGGAGAACCCGGGGCGGACGACTGGCGGGCGGCCATCGCGGCCTGGCAGGCAGCGGCGGAGGTCCAGACAAGAGAGGCTCATCCGGGCTGGTGGGCGTATCTGCAGAGCGCGATCGGCTATCAGTTCGTGCTGCTGGGCGAGCGCGAAAACGACGTGACGCAGTTCGAGGCGGCCATCCCGATCCTGAGAAGCGCGCTCGCAGTCGAGGAAACGGTCGAGCCGCGGGGTGTCCCCAATACCCAGGATAGCCTGTGTCACGCATTGCTCGGGCTGGGCAGCCGCACAGGCGACCGCGACAGTCTGGCGGAAGCGAAATCGCTCTGCGAGGCAGCCATAGCGGGAAACGTGGCCATGGGTGTCGATGCCGGTGAAACGCCGGCCACTCTCGCCGCGGTCAATGTTGCCCTGGCGAAGTTGAATTAG
- a CDS encoding flavin-containing monooxygenase, whose translation MADTTTRPMVEQLVAVEPAIVIGAGAAGLAVAQALMKAGVPVAILEKESRLAEPWHRRHQQLHLNTHRDLSGLPGLAYPGDTPAFPHRNIVIRHMNDFKEANRLPVEFGVAVETIVFRGDHWAVRTSAGSRLARHVIVATGRDKEPFTPLWKGTQAFAGQIIHSADFGDAKAYAGKKVLVVGAGNSGFDALNHLAGVDTAAIWLSARSGPAILPKRIGQIAVHRLSPLTARLPLRVADAVITAAQRLVFGDLTKFGMPPAPAGGASRLTTDYTAIAADDGAVDAIKSGKITVVPAIREFSRDGVILANGSLIDPDIVIAATGYRTGLERMVGNLGVLDSKGVPLFNGGEGDPKLPGLWFTGMRPSIRGCFANAGILGKAIARQIVRSSQLSGAPR comes from the coding sequence ATGGCTGATACGACGACCAGACCGATGGTGGAGCAGTTGGTGGCGGTCGAGCCGGCGATCGTCATTGGCGCCGGCGCTGCCGGACTGGCTGTCGCGCAGGCTTTGATGAAGGCCGGCGTGCCGGTGGCGATTCTGGAAAAGGAAAGCCGGCTGGCCGAGCCCTGGCATCGGCGGCACCAGCAGCTGCATCTCAACACCCATCGCGATCTCTCTGGCCTGCCTGGCCTTGCCTATCCCGGGGACACCCCTGCCTTTCCGCACAGGAACATCGTCATCCGACACATGAATGATTTCAAGGAGGCGAACCGGCTGCCGGTGGAGTTTGGCGTTGCGGTCGAGACCATCGTGTTCAGGGGCGATCACTGGGCCGTGCGCACCAGCGCCGGCTCGCGCCTGGCACGTCATGTCATTGTTGCCACCGGCCGCGACAAGGAGCCCTTCACGCCGCTGTGGAAGGGCACGCAGGCGTTTGCGGGACAGATCATCCACTCGGCCGATTTTGGCGACGCCAAGGCCTATGCCGGCAAGAAGGTGCTGGTCGTCGGGGCCGGCAATTCGGGGTTCGATGCCCTCAATCATCTGGCGGGCGTCGACACCGCCGCCATCTGGCTGTCGGCCCGCAGCGGCCCGGCCATCTTGCCCAAGCGTATCGGCCAGATTGCCGTTCACCGGCTGTCGCCGCTCACGGCGCGTTTGCCGCTACGAGTGGCCGATGCCGTGATCACGGCAGCGCAGCGGCTGGTTTTCGGCGATCTGACCAAATTCGGCATGCCCCCGGCACCTGCCGGTGGTGCGAGCCGCCTGACCACGGATTACACCGCGATCGCCGCCGACGATGGCGCCGTCGACGCCATCAAATCGGGCAAGATCACCGTCGTGCCGGCGATACGGGAATTCAGCCGCGACGGCGTGATCCTGGCCAATGGCAGCCTGATCGATCCCGATATCGTCATCGCCGCGACGGGCTACCGTACCGGGCTGGAGCGCATGGTCGGCAATCTCGGCGTGCTCGACAGCAAGGGTGTTCCGCTCTTCAATGGCGGCGAAGGCGATCCGAAACTGCCCGGCCTGTGGTTCACCGGCATGCGGCCGAGCATCCGCGGCTGCTTCGCCAATGCCGGCATACTGGGCAAGGCGATCGCCAGGCAGATTGTTCGTTCCTCCCAGCTATCCGGCGCGCCACGCTGA
- a CDS encoding sensor histidine kinase, translating into MIRILGNLLRRWSELSLALQFLVAGGFGLLVVMLVVGAWVTSQIREGVIHNSAASTALYVDSVIAPLLPDLRKSEELSESAKQALDETLGQGALGKRLVSFRLWRLDGTVLYAKDSTLIGRRFDLTDNLRSAFQGNVTAQFDTFDGDEVKEQGIGVPLLEIYNPVREPWSGEVVAVTEFFEVASDFKATLASALLSSWLIVAGTTLTAFLLLSGIVLRGSRTIDDQRGALRRQVSELQGLVTQNSALRQRVQRASRRATALNERYLRRIGADLHDGPAQLVALAALRMDSPVFSSDGQGGESRAAEVAMIRKTLEDAMREIRGICTGLVLPQIETAAVTDILRLAVNEHERRTGTSVTLTLAGSLREPGASEKISIYRFVQEGLNNAYRHGRGKHQAVNAGMKGGRLFVEVSDAGPGFDPTARVEGLGLAGLRERVESIGGQFETLTGPQGTRLVISLSVEEQA; encoded by the coding sequence ATGATTCGTATTCTTGGAAACCTGTTGCGGCGCTGGAGCGAGCTTTCGCTTGCCTTGCAGTTCCTCGTTGCCGGCGGCTTTGGCCTTCTGGTCGTCATGCTGGTGGTGGGCGCTTGGGTGACATCGCAAATCCGGGAAGGCGTCATCCACAATTCGGCTGCGTCGACGGCGCTTTATGTCGATAGCGTGATTGCGCCGCTGCTGCCCGATCTGCGCAAAAGCGAGGAACTCAGCGAGTCCGCAAAGCAGGCGCTCGACGAGACGCTCGGCCAGGGTGCGCTCGGCAAGCGCCTGGTCTCGTTCAGGCTCTGGCGCCTCGACGGTACCGTGCTCTACGCGAAAGACTCGACGCTAATCGGTCGCCGCTTCGATCTGACCGACAATCTGCGGTCCGCCTTCCAGGGCAACGTCACCGCGCAATTCGATACGTTCGACGGAGACGAAGTCAAGGAGCAGGGCATCGGCGTGCCGCTGCTGGAGATCTACAATCCCGTGCGCGAACCCTGGTCCGGCGAGGTAGTGGCTGTCACCGAGTTCTTCGAGGTCGCCAGCGATTTCAAAGCCACGCTGGCTTCCGCCCTTTTGTCGAGCTGGCTGATCGTGGCCGGCACCACCCTGACGGCTTTCCTGCTCCTGTCGGGTATCGTCTTGCGCGGCAGCCGCACCATCGACGATCAGCGCGGGGCGCTGCGCCGCCAGGTGTCGGAGCTGCAGGGCCTGGTGACGCAGAACAGCGCCTTGCGGCAGCGTGTGCAGCGGGCGTCCCGACGCGCCACCGCGCTCAATGAGAGATATTTGCGCCGGATCGGCGCCGACCTTCATGACGGGCCGGCCCAGCTCGTGGCCCTGGCGGCGCTGCGCATGGACAGCCCGGTCTTTTCCAGCGACGGCCAAGGGGGCGAAAGCCGCGCGGCCGAGGTCGCGATGATCCGCAAGACGCTGGAGGATGCGATGCGCGAAATACGCGGTATCTGCACTGGCTTGGTCCTGCCGCAGATAGAAACCGCCGCCGTAACGGATATACTGCGGCTGGCCGTCAACGAACATGAACGCAGGACGGGGACGTCGGTGACGCTCACGCTGGCCGGATCGTTGCGCGAACCCGGCGCCTCCGAGAAGATCAGCATCTATCGTTTCGTGCAGGAAGGGCTGAACAACGCCTATCGCCACGGACGAGGCAAGCATCAAGCGGTGAATGCAGGGATGAAAGGTGGCCGGCTGTTCGTTGAAGTATCGGACGCCGGACCAGGCTTCGATCCGACCGCACGGGTCGAGGGGCTGGGGCTTGCCGGCCTCAGGGAGCGGGTCGAAAGCATTGGCGGCCAGTTCGAAACCTTGACCGGGCCGCAAGGCACGCGATTGGTGATCAGTCTTTCGGTAGAGGAGCAAGCATGA
- a CDS encoding response regulator, whose product MTGAIRVAIVDDHPLFREGVTRSLSEIGGFEMVGEGATAQDAEQIVARAKPDILLLDISMPGGGLAAVAGILAGHPGQKIVMLTVSEANADVTKALNAGVRGYVLKGVGSRTLADILRNVAAGESYLSPMLSARLLSDLQSQKPANAIVGRLQQLTARQTEILRLVAEGLSNKEVALQLELQEKTVKHHMTGVLAKLNARNRTEAALMMRESRAREENHS is encoded by the coding sequence ATGACTGGAGCCATTCGCGTTGCCATTGTCGACGATCATCCGCTGTTTCGTGAAGGCGTGACGCGCAGCCTTTCAGAGATCGGCGGCTTCGAAATGGTCGGCGAGGGCGCCACGGCGCAGGATGCCGAACAGATCGTCGCCAGGGCGAAGCCCGACATATTGCTGCTCGACATCTCGATGCCGGGCGGCGGCCTGGCCGCGGTTGCAGGCATCCTCGCCGGCCATCCCGGGCAAAAGATCGTCATGCTGACCGTTTCGGAGGCCAACGCCGATGTGACCAAGGCCCTGAACGCTGGGGTCCGCGGCTACGTCCTCAAAGGTGTCGGGTCGCGCACACTCGCCGATATCCTGCGCAACGTGGCGGCCGGCGAAAGTTATCTTTCGCCGATGTTGTCGGCCCGGCTGCTTTCGGATCTCCAGTCCCAAAAACCTGCCAACGCCATCGTCGGCCGGCTGCAGCAACTCACAGCACGGCAGACAGAAATCCTCCGGCTGGTGGCGGAAGGACTCAGCAACAAGGAGGTTGCCTTGCAACTTGAGCTGCAGGAAAAGACCGTCAAGCATCACATGACGGGCGTGCTGGCGAAACTCAATGCGCGCAACCGCACCGAGGCGGCCCTGATGATGCGTGAGTCGCGCGCCCGCGAAGAGAACCATTCTTAG